A stretch of Chryseobacterium viscerum DNA encodes these proteins:
- a CDS encoding TonB-dependent receptor → MKTQGQNILFLILLLASIMGYSQIKISGKVSFKNKGVAEVNVTLKDTYDGTTTDAQGNFTFETSEKGTHKITFTHPKYEDVERAVTIENQDISLNIDLKEQISEIDAVVVSAGSIEASDKKRATALLTPIDIYTTAGADGQISSALTYLPGVQKVGGTEGLFIRGGTGTESKIFMDGSLINNYFSNSVPGIAGRDQFNTSLFKGNIFSSGGYSALYGQALSGALMLESVDLPDESSYSLGVSPIFLSAGFQKLGDSKNYSYGATAGYSILSLMQKVFNFNTDFVEAPQGLNGDLNFRFKTKSGGFFKYYGMFNSNKMGVRSESLEPGYDFSLVKLNGKNTFHNLSFKQKFGKYLLNVGGSYSYNRSDLHFSTETNDIESNRSQLLTDGNYINFKAVLERKINRISAVRGGFELNNTDENLNFETVQKHYKDLISSAFLETDLGFSNALSAKIGVRAEHSSFLGKNNIAPRFAIAYRLAKDWTTSLAYGLFYQNPESKYINGPADLGFQQSQHYIFQVQRASEGRTLRFEAFYKKYDQLIKTFNVTPDKEQNQQTQTALNNNGYGYAKGVEFFWRDNKKTFENIDYWISYSYLDSKRDFLNYPVSLQPSFAAEHTLSAVAKRFIPEWKLGVNLSYTYAKGRPYYDIASTFENGKAINYTRNEGRLKDYNALNFSVNYLPNIGKKDAKAFPVFVLSVSNILGSKNVYGYNFSADGSRNSAIVPPVNTFVFIGAFISFGVDKTDDAINNNL, encoded by the coding sequence ATGAAAACACAAGGACAAAACATACTGTTCCTGATTCTCCTTCTCGCTTCCATCATGGGATATTCACAGATAAAAATATCTGGAAAAGTATCTTTCAAAAACAAAGGAGTAGCTGAAGTAAACGTCACCCTGAAAGATACCTATGACGGTACCACCACAGATGCTCAGGGTAATTTTACATTTGAAACTTCAGAAAAAGGAACTCACAAAATCACTTTTACCCATCCGAAATATGAAGACGTAGAAAGGGCTGTCACTATTGAAAACCAAGATATCTCTTTGAATATTGATCTTAAAGAACAGATCAGTGAAATTGATGCAGTAGTAGTTTCTGCAGGATCCATTGAAGCAAGTGATAAGAAAAGAGCAACAGCATTACTTACTCCCATAGATATTTATACTACGGCTGGTGCGGACGGACAGATTTCTTCAGCATTGACCTATCTTCCGGGAGTACAAAAGGTGGGTGGAACCGAAGGGCTGTTCATTCGTGGTGGTACAGGAACAGAGTCTAAAATTTTTATGGACGGAAGTCTTATCAATAATTATTTTTCTAATTCTGTTCCGGGAATTGCAGGAAGAGACCAGTTCAATACCTCTCTTTTCAAAGGAAATATATTTTCAAGTGGCGGATATTCGGCGTTGTACGGGCAGGCTCTTTCAGGTGCTTTGATGCTGGAAAGTGTTGATCTTCCGGATGAGAGTTCTTACAGTTTAGGTGTTTCACCTATTTTCCTTAGTGCCGGATTTCAAAAGCTTGGAGATAGTAAAAACTATTCCTACGGTGCTACAGCAGGATATTCTATTTTAAGTCTGATGCAGAAAGTCTTTAATTTTAATACAGATTTTGTTGAAGCACCACAAGGTCTTAATGGAGATCTGAATTTCAGATTTAAAACAAAATCTGGAGGCTTTTTCAAATACTATGGGATGTTCAATTCCAATAAAATGGGAGTAAGGTCAGAAAGCCTTGAACCCGGATATGATTTCAGTCTGGTAAAGCTTAACGGTAAAAACACTTTTCATAATCTCTCTTTTAAGCAGAAATTTGGGAAATATCTCCTGAATGTAGGTGGATCTTACTCTTACAACAGATCTGATCTTCATTTTTCTACAGAAACCAATGATATTGAATCCAACAGAAGCCAGCTTCTTACAGATGGAAATTACATTAACTTCAAAGCAGTTCTTGAAAGAAAGATCAACAGAATCAGTGCTGTAAGAGGAGGATTTGAACTGAACAATACTGATGAAAACCTGAACTTTGAAACGGTGCAGAAACATTATAAAGATTTGATTTCTTCCGCTTTTCTTGAAACAGATTTGGGTTTCAGCAATGCCTTATCAGCAAAAATAGGAGTAAGAGCAGAGCACTCTTCTTTTTTAGGAAAGAATAATATAGCTCCACGTTTTGCTATTGCTTACCGTCTGGCAAAAGACTGGACAACTTCCTTAGCTTACGGTCTTTTTTATCAGAATCCGGAAAGTAAATATATCAATGGTCCTGCAGACCTTGGCTTCCAGCAGTCTCAGCATTATATTTTTCAGGTTCAGAGAGCGTCGGAAGGCAGAACATTACGTTTTGAAGCATTTTATAAAAAATATGACCAATTGATTAAAACATTTAATGTTACACCGGATAAAGAACAGAATCAGCAGACTCAGACTGCATTAAACAACAATGGATACGGATATGCAAAAGGAGTGGAATTTTTCTGGAGAGACAATAAAAAAACGTTTGAAAATATTGATTATTGGATCAGCTACTCATATCTGGATTCCAAAAGAGATTTTCTTAATTACCCGGTCAGCCTGCAGCCAAGTTTTGCCGCTGAACACACCCTTTCTGCAGTAGCAAAAAGATTTATCCCGGAATGGAAACTTGGAGTAAACTTATCATATACCTATGCCAAAGGGCGTCCTTATTATGACATTGCCTCTACATTTGAGAATGGAAAAGCCATTAATTATACCCGGAATGAAGGAAGGTTAAAAGATTATAACGCGTTGAATTTCAGCGTCAATTATCTTCCGAATATCGGTAAAAAAGATGCGAAAGCTTTTCCGGTATTTGTATTGAGTGTCAGCAATATTTTAGGATCAAAAAATGTATATGGCTATAATTTCTCAGCGGATGGTTCCAGAAACTCTGCAATCGTTCCGCCAGTCAATACTTTTGTATTCATAGGAGCATTTATAAGTTTTGGAGTAGATAAAACGGATGATGCCATCAATAATAATTTATAA
- a CDS encoding thioesterase II family protein produces MNRTTSLKPQIFLLHYAGGDRNSFRPLIENLQPHFQVETPELPGRGDRMSEPPLKNKNEALTDILEQIKQARNKNVPYLIYGHSMGAILGFEICGALEKDSDAPVHFVATGYPGPGIKESTPIAHLPKTEFFAEVRKLGGISDEVLQYEELLDFFEPVLRGDFGLLESKSNQIPNIKIKTPIYAVMGKSEKYALNIRNWANYTEAECECQIVNGNHFFINQNFNYLSQVIKNLMNTAAAK; encoded by the coding sequence ATGAACAGAACCACATCACTAAAACCACAAATATTTTTGTTGCACTATGCCGGCGGAGACAGAAACTCTTTTCGCCCTTTAATAGAAAATTTGCAGCCTCATTTTCAGGTAGAAACTCCGGAACTTCCGGGAAGAGGAGACCGAATGTCAGAACCTCCTTTGAAAAATAAGAATGAAGCTTTAACGGACATACTGGAACAAATAAAACAAGCACGGAATAAAAATGTTCCCTATTTGATTTACGGTCACAGTATGGGAGCTATATTGGGATTTGAAATTTGCGGAGCCCTAGAAAAAGATAGCGATGCACCCGTACATTTTGTAGCTACGGGATATCCGGGCCCAGGAATAAAAGAAAGTACACCAATTGCACATCTTCCTAAAACAGAATTTTTTGCTGAAGTAAGAAAACTGGGTGGAATTTCCGATGAGGTGCTGCAATATGAAGAATTATTAGACTTTTTTGAACCTGTTTTGAGAGGAGATTTCGGACTTCTGGAAAGTAAAAGTAACCAGATTCCTAACATAAAAATAAAAACTCCCATTTATGCAGTAATGGGGAAGAGCGAAAAATACGCACTGAATATAAGAAACTGGGCTAATTATACTGAAGCAGAATGTGAATGTCAGATCGTCAACGGAAACCATTTCTTTATCAATCAGAATTTCAACTATCTGTCGCAGGTAATCAAAAACCTCATGAATACTGCAGCAGCTAAATAA
- a CDS encoding TCR/Tet family MFS transporter produces MPGRKKHALTFIYITVLIDIIGIGIIGPVLPTLITKLSNADNISITAQYIGWFISIYALMQFLFAPVLGGLSDRYGRRPVLLCSLLGLGIDYLILALAPDIAWLFVGRIINGIMGSSMTTAAAYISDISTPEKRGQYFGIMSAVAGVGMIIGPVIGGALGQYGERIPFYAAAGLSLLNLVYGFFVLPESLSESNRRPFSWKTANPIGVIKSLDREILAPSFIIAFILIALAGHSVQSSWSVYVMDKFNWKEDMIGYSMGFLGLLMVIFQGGLIGLFINKLGQKKSVIIFLAFFCLSMLLFGITNKGWMMFVVIAIYALGGMASPILQAMISSKVPDNKQGLLQGGLTSVLSLTSIFGPLLMTWVFAYFTSPQSPVFYSGAPFILGAVLAVIGSFCIYIAMKRGH; encoded by the coding sequence ATGCCTGGAAGAAAAAAACACGCATTAACCTTTATCTACATTACAGTCCTTATTGATATCATTGGGATAGGAATCATTGGGCCTGTACTGCCTACTTTGATTACAAAACTGTCAAATGCAGATAATATCAGTATCACTGCCCAGTATATTGGATGGTTTATATCCATATATGCTTTAATGCAGTTTTTGTTTGCCCCTGTTTTGGGTGGCTTAAGTGATAGATATGGACGGAGACCGGTGCTTTTATGTTCATTGTTGGGACTTGGAATAGATTATCTCATTCTTGCATTGGCACCTGATATTGCTTGGTTGTTTGTAGGAAGAATCATCAATGGAATAATGGGTTCCAGTATGACAACAGCGGCAGCCTATATTTCAGATATCAGTACTCCAGAGAAAAGAGGACAATATTTTGGCATTATGAGTGCCGTTGCCGGAGTAGGGATGATTATTGGGCCGGTTATAGGAGGAGCTCTAGGACAATATGGAGAAAGAATTCCTTTTTATGCCGCTGCCGGATTAAGCTTACTGAATCTGGTATATGGTTTTTTTGTTCTCCCAGAGTCTTTGTCAGAAAGTAACCGCCGCCCATTTTCCTGGAAAACAGCCAATCCGATTGGAGTAATAAAAAGTCTGGATAGAGAGATTTTAGCACCCTCATTTATCATTGCCTTTATTCTCATTGCCTTGGCGGGACACTCCGTACAAAGCTCATGGAGTGTATATGTCATGGATAAATTTAACTGGAAAGAGGATATGATAGGTTATTCAATGGGATTTTTAGGACTGTTGATGGTTATCTTCCAGGGAGGATTAATTGGACTCTTTATCAATAAGCTGGGCCAGAAGAAATCAGTAATTATTTTCCTGGCATTCTTTTGTCTGAGCATGCTGCTATTCGGAATAACCAACAAAGGATGGATGATGTTTGTGGTAATTGCTATTTATGCCTTGGGAGGAATGGCATCTCCAATACTTCAGGCCATGATTTCCTCAAAAGTCCCAGATAATAAACAGGGGCTGTTGCAGGGAGGCCTCACCAGTGTCCTTAGCTTAACCTCTATTTTCGGACCATTGCTGATGACCTGGGTATTTGCTTATTTTACCTCTCCTCAGTCACCCGTTTTTTACAGTGGAGCGCCATTTATTTTAGGAGCTGTTTTAGCAGTAATCGGTAGTTTTTGTATATATATCGCAATGAAAAGAGGTCATTAA
- a CDS encoding AraC family transcriptional regulator, protein MEAYKKRIVKTIQYIDSNLDADLSLEKIAEISAYSPFHFHRIFKLVTGETLQSYIIRKKIEKSALHLAVHKNMEIKEIYWNLGFSNHSAFCKTFKKHYGLPPTEFRRSAPEKFHKILQTHSKNGQIDTVFSQYICNIENLLNWTNMNLKIEVKEMPEMNLASVMSLGIANVESSFNVLIDWAIRKNLFPREKVKMISVYHDSFKVTPADKVRIHACMLLDEKLNETQGEVFSETIEAGKYIVGSGEITLNDFEQCWVSLFLWMNENNYTTRRTFPYEIYHSNFKEHPEGKMIVDFCIPIH, encoded by the coding sequence TTGGAAGCATATAAAAAACGGATTGTAAAAACAATACAATACATTGATTCGAATCTTGACGCTGATCTTTCTCTTGAAAAAATTGCAGAGATCAGTGCCTATTCACCGTTTCACTTTCACAGAATATTTAAACTCGTTACCGGTGAGACCCTTCAGAGCTATATTATCAGAAAGAAAATAGAAAAAAGTGCCCTTCATCTGGCGGTGCATAAGAACATGGAGATCAAAGAAATTTATTGGAATCTTGGATTTTCAAACCACTCAGCTTTTTGCAAAACATTCAAAAAACATTACGGTCTGCCTCCTACAGAATTTCGCAGATCAGCTCCGGAAAAATTTCACAAGATTTTACAAACACATAGCAAGAACGGACAAATTGATACGGTTTTCAGCCAATACATTTGCAATATTGAAAACCTATTAAATTGGACCAATATGAATTTAAAAATCGAAGTAAAAGAAATGCCGGAAATGAATCTGGCATCTGTGATGAGCCTTGGAATTGCCAATGTGGAATCTTCTTTCAATGTATTAATAGACTGGGCTATCAGAAAAAATCTTTTTCCGCGGGAAAAAGTCAAAATGATTTCCGTTTATCATGACAGTTTCAAGGTAACTCCTGCCGATAAGGTTAGGATTCATGCATGTATGCTTTTGGATGAAAAATTGAATGAAACACAGGGAGAAGTTTTTTCAGAAACCATAGAAGCCGGAAAATATATTGTTGGAAGCGGGGAAATAACGCTCAACGACTTCGAGCAATGCTGGGTTTCTTTGTTTTTATGGATGAATGAGAACAATTACACTACCAGAAGAACCTTTCCTTACGAAATCTATCACTCTAATTTTAAAGAGCATCCGGAAGGAAAAATGATCGTTGATTTTTGTATTCCGATTCATTAA
- a CDS encoding 2TM domain-containing protein, translated as MKRKYFTTLLWTSLGTTLFFFLFFNDEKTLQTFLITLLLSTMYSFVLGFGNGFINEFLNRKFPWSEATRTRAVLSIISIIIGNFILVYFCNYMNYVVIQKTATTEEFFSSKYGVTNWFMINIALLISAFLHAKSFMEELKKTSRKEVVEQKLIAKSANAQFESLKNQLDPHFLFNSLNVLSSLIDENPRQAQKFTASMSKIYRYVLEQKDKELVTVEDEIEFARTYCDLLKTRFEDSVDFTFDVAEEDYQKYVVPLALQLLLENCIKHNFATSSKPLVIRIFSAGNTLCIENNLQIREQIKESSGIGLANIVQRYSLLTDRNVFIEKSEDHFKVKLPMLMAKPQVSTSKPEDDSAAYKRAQKRVKEIKSFYMNLISYCTVSAFLIFINLFTSSRNHWFWFPVLGWGIGVASHAFQVFGVGESWQEKKIREIMNKQKK; from the coding sequence ATGAAACGGAAATACTTTACCACATTACTTTGGACTTCATTAGGAACCACCTTGTTTTTCTTTTTGTTTTTTAATGATGAAAAGACTTTGCAGACTTTTTTGATCACCCTGCTTCTTTCAACGATGTATTCTTTTGTATTGGGATTTGGAAACGGATTTATCAATGAATTTCTCAACAGGAAATTTCCCTGGTCAGAAGCTACCAGAACAAGAGCTGTTTTAAGTATCATTTCTATCATCATTGGCAACTTTATTCTGGTCTATTTCTGCAATTATATGAACTATGTGGTGATTCAGAAAACGGCAACCACTGAAGAGTTTTTTTCATCAAAATATGGAGTTACCAATTGGTTCATGATCAATATTGCTCTTCTTATTTCAGCTTTCCTTCATGCTAAGAGTTTTATGGAAGAGCTGAAGAAGACTTCCAGAAAAGAAGTGGTAGAGCAGAAGCTTATCGCCAAATCGGCAAATGCTCAGTTTGAAAGTCTGAAGAACCAGCTGGATCCCCATTTTCTTTTCAATTCTCTGAATGTTTTAAGTTCCCTGATTGATGAAAATCCGCGGCAGGCCCAAAAGTTTACTGCTTCAATGTCAAAGATTTACCGTTATGTACTTGAACAGAAAGATAAAGAGCTGGTAACGGTGGAAGATGAAATAGAATTTGCAAGAACATATTGTGATCTTTTGAAAACAAGGTTTGAAGACAGTGTAGATTTTACTTTTGATGTTGCCGAGGAAGACTATCAGAAATATGTAGTTCCATTGGCTTTGCAGCTGCTGCTGGAGAACTGTATCAAGCATAATTTTGCTACATCATCAAAACCGTTGGTCATAAGAATCTTTTCAGCAGGAAATACCCTCTGCATTGAAAATAATCTTCAGATAAGAGAACAGATTAAAGAAAGCTCGGGGATTGGTCTTGCTAATATTGTACAGCGTTATTCTCTGCTTACCGACCGAAATGTTTTCATAGAAAAATCTGAGGATCATTTTAAAGTAAAGCTTCCAATGCTGATGGCTAAGCCACAAGTTTCCACCTCAAAACCTGAGGATGATTCTGCTGCTTACAAACGTGCGCAAAAGAGAGTAAAAGAGATTAAAAGCTTTTATATGAACCTGATTTCTTACTGTACCGTAAGCGCCTTTTTAATCTTTATTAATCTCTTTACAAGCAGCAGAAATCACTGGTTCTGGTTTCCTGTATTGGGATGGGGAATTGGAGTTGCATCTCATGCATTTCAGGTATTTGGAGTAGGAGAATCATGGCAGGAAAAAAAGATTCGTGAAATTATGAACAAACAAAAAAAATAA